In one Corallococcus sp. EGB genomic region, the following are encoded:
- a CDS encoding class I fructose-bisphosphate aldolase has translation MAYTDRVKQILSWYPSDNPGTLTNLARLLNHGTLAGTGKLVILPVDQGFEHGPARSFGPNPAGYDPDYHAQLAIESGCNAYAAPLGFLEAVAGKLAGEIPLILKVNNSDTLAKTAAPMSAVTSSVKDAVRLGCAAVGYTIYPGSAARNEQYEDLRDIIAEAKSYGLPTVLWAYPRGALSKEGETAIDVVAYAAQISAQLGAHIIKVKPPTDHLEQAEAKKAFEKANIPTKTLADRVREVVRSAFNGKRIVIFSGGEAKETSALLEDIKQIHQGGGFGSIMGRNAFQRPHGESLKLLKDVMNIFAGK, from the coding sequence ATGGCCTACACCGACCGCGTCAAGCAGATCCTCTCCTGGTACCCCTCCGACAACCCCGGCACGCTGACGAACCTGGCGCGCCTCTTGAACCACGGCACGCTCGCCGGCACGGGCAAGCTGGTCATCCTCCCGGTGGATCAGGGCTTCGAGCACGGCCCCGCGCGCTCCTTCGGTCCGAACCCCGCCGGGTATGATCCGGACTACCACGCGCAGCTGGCCATCGAGTCCGGCTGCAACGCGTACGCGGCGCCGCTGGGCTTCCTGGAGGCCGTCGCGGGCAAGCTCGCGGGTGAGATTCCCCTCATCTTGAAGGTGAACAACTCCGACACGCTGGCGAAGACGGCCGCGCCCATGTCCGCGGTGACGTCGTCCGTGAAGGACGCGGTGCGCCTGGGCTGCGCGGCGGTGGGCTACACCATCTACCCGGGCTCCGCGGCGCGCAACGAGCAGTACGAGGACCTGCGCGACATCATCGCGGAGGCCAAGTCCTACGGCCTGCCCACGGTGCTGTGGGCCTACCCGCGCGGCGCGCTGTCCAAGGAAGGTGAGACGGCCATCGACGTGGTGGCGTACGCGGCGCAGATCAGCGCGCAGCTGGGCGCGCACATCATCAAGGTGAAGCCGCCCACGGACCACCTGGAGCAGGCGGAGGCGAAGAAGGCCTTCGAGAAGGCGAACATCCCCACCAAGACGCTCGCGGACCGCGTGCGCGAGGTGGTGCGCTCCGCGTTCAACGGCAAGCGCATCGTCATCTTCTCCGGCGGCGAGGCGAAGGAGACGTCCGCCCTCCTCGAGGACATCAAGCAGATCCACCAGGGTGGCGGCTTCGGCTCCATCATGGGCCGCAACGCGTTCCAGCGTCCGCACGGCGAGTCCCTCAAGCTGCTCAAGGACGTGATGAACATCTTCGCGGGCAAGTAG